atattttggcaGTTCGTGGCTGAGGTTTGCTCTGTTAAAGTCCCCCAAAACAATGAGCAGAGTCCGGGTGTTTTTTCTCCACGTTATTAATCTGGTCGGCCAGGTGTTGTAACGCCTCAGTAACACAGGCCTGAGGAGGGATGTAGACTCCGACCAGAACAAACGAGGAAAACTCCCGCGGCGAATAGAACGGTTTACAGTTGATGAAGAGTGTTTCTAGTTGAGGACTGCATGATTTGTTTAGGACCGTGACATCAGTACACCAACCTTCGTTAATGTAAAAGCAGATTCCGCCTCCCCTCGTTTTCCCCGTAAGCTCCGTTATCCGGTCCGCTCGGTGCAGGTGAAATCCAGGCAGGTAGAGAGCAGTGTCCGGGATGTGCTCACCGAGCCAGGTTTCGGTGAAGCACAAGGCAGCAGATCTGTTGAAGTCCGTGTTGGTTGTATTGAGGAGCTGCAGTTCGTCCACCTTGTTCGCCAGAGAGCGGACGTTGGCCAGGTGAATAAACGGGAGCGCAGTGCGAAACCCCCGCTGCCGCAATCTGACAAGTGCGCCGGCTCGCTTCCCCCGATGTGTCCGGCGTCTCCAACGGAGACCacagagagctgctgctcctccaatgAGTAGTTCTGTTAAGTTTTCCGGATCGATGAGAACCGAAGAAAAAACTGCTGGTGGTTATACCAATGTTTAGGAGTTCTTCTCTGGAGTAAGTGACCAGAGAAGGAGCACAGAAAACAtgacaaatgcacaaaaacgtaaaaaacacgagagagcGAAGTACCGAGGCAGCCATCCGCGGCGCCGTCTCCATGGACGAAATGTATACTTTAGTAGGACCATGTGGATTTTATTCAGCTACTTTTATAGAAAAGCTTACCAATAATTCTAAAATGCGCTCGTGAAGAATAACAGCCAAATAATTTGTAATCAATGCTAGAACCACAAATAAAACGTATATATTTCTGTTTAACTTTTGATCTTTCTGAAACAAAAACGCTACTCGTGACATGAGCGCAGGGACGTAACGAGATAACAGACAGTCAACACAATCAAACTTTGTAGACAACGTAGGTTTTACTCAGCTGTTTTTATACAGGTGAAAGAAGACAATTAAAACAATGAGGCAGGAAGTGAAAAATCATGTAATAATTGTGACAGGTCGCTGGCTCATACCAGTAAAAcacaaaagatttttttaaatgaagatcCAGTCATGACATCTAGTCCTTGTAAAAGTCACATTATTTCTTCCGGCTTATTAAACTTTGACTTTTTAAGAATTCGCCGCCTGTTTCCCAAAATTACCCTCCTCACCTGATCAGAGTAATTATTCACTGTTAATTGGCCGCCAATTTATCATAATTATCTTGTCATTAATCATCCTGTTTGAATTTATAACTTTGCTTTGGTCGGAGAAAAATCACAGCTCAGATGCGTTCTGAAGAACTCCTGGATCTTCTTCCACAGGTGGACTTCAGCTGCTGCGTGGGCTCTGGGCTCACCCCCCCACAGGACTGGCTTGCCTGCCAGCCCATGGAAGCTGGAGGGGCAGTACGGTCCATATGGTGGCTCTAAATAGTGTCCAGCTCCTGGATAACTCAAACTCTCAAAGTTCTCCTTCCCGTGGCGTTTCAGTCTCTCCACCATCTCATCCATGTAGGCTTTGCTGTCCCAGTTGAGGTCGTCCTCTGAGGCCACAAAGAGGAAACGTCCCTTGGCGCGTTCTATGGGGATCAGGGTGGCTTTGTTCTCTTCCTTTAGAGGATCGTGCATACAGTATTTAGAAATGATTGCCCCTGACACGGTGAGAATCGCTTTCTTAAAGTCATACATTAACGCAGGAAGGATTAGATTTTTCTTATAGTAGAGAGGTAAAGCTGTATTGGCGGAGCAGCCATTGATCCAAACTACAGCCTCAACATTTGGCAAAAAAGAGGCTATTGATAAAGCAAGATCTCCACTTTTTGAGAGGGATATTACACCAACTCCTTTACTGCCCACCTGTAGGAAAACAAGTCAAAagcaacatgtttttttccgttttattttactgttatgctgcacagatttgttctttttGTAGATAACATAAATGTAACACCTTTTAACCAGTGAACAGAGCTTTTTCAGCACTAGCAAACCGTAGACACCTCAAGCATCAAGATTCTCAGATTCGGTTCAATCAACTCACCTTCTCTTGTTTCTTCAAAAACTCTATAGcttcttcaaaataatccaagtggatctctttgatgttctttggCAGGTCGTCGTGGCCATACAGGGCCACGGTCAGAACCAGAAATCCTCGGCTGGCCAGAAGAGAAGCTCTTTTCTCCGACAGGCCTCCCCCGAATGTGTACAGATCCAACACAGCAGGGAACGGCCCTCCTCCTGGAATACGAGAACATTGTGTGTAAATGAAGCAAGCATCTCTTCCTCATGATAGATTACAAACTATAACCCAACATGCCTGGACTCTGGTTTTCACTTGTAGATGCTTAATTACCCCTCTGTATCGAGGTCAGCAAGACTCATAGACTCAAGAATTCTGGCTCTGAAGCAGTCAGCTGTAAAGCATCGTGTGCCCACACACCTTTCTGTCAAAGGTAAAATTTGGTACTGCGCGCGATATAAATGCCAATTAAAATGGGCCGTTAATGGCAAAGCAGACGACAAAGAGCAACAATGTTTCACTTCTCACCCCCATAGGTCAGTGAATGCTACACAGTTTGAAGCAGAAGTTAAAGGAATTTGATAGTTTTACTGAGCTTGGTGGATGACGAAGAATTTTTCAATGTTACAGACACTCAAATGCAGCTTTGAGGCacagaaaatgtttgttttttttttttttcacaatacatcccctttaaagagaagcCATATCAGTATATGGACGTGTTATGTTTCGAATGTCTTGTCATCAGACTGTCTTTTTCCGAGGGCAGCAGACGATGATGTATTTCTCTCTTTATAGTAACAAACACAGTCCTTTTACCTTGTAGGACATGGGGGGCTTCTGGCCTGATTCATGCACAATATATTCTATTCCTTGTCAGATATCACAATAAACTCAATGTCTGACTTTTGGGCTGATAAGGCTGTGTAACATGTCCGTTTTGTCCTAAGGAAATCCTAATTTTTCCACTGTTTTTGTAGCTGGTCTGTAATGTGGTAAACGTACACTGATGGGGGCCAGAGTACTCCCTGATAGCAGTGGCCCCTCTCAGCAGGATAAACGTGCCGTGTAACAAACCTGGGGGAGTAAAGAGAACTCCACGAATGTTCCCATCTTTGACAGGAACCCGGGTGACCTCATCTCTGATCAGACGCCTATCATGGGTCGCCTCTGCCAGCTTCCCGCCCTCCTCCTCGTGCACAGAGAAGTTCACCACGTGGGTATTTAACGGACTTGTCTTCTGAAACCTTTTGTGCATGACGTCTGCCCTCATTGACCACAGCAGACCCATGGGCTCAACCCCAACATAGCTCCCGCTGAGAGAAGGCTCTCTGTCCAGGTTGATCTCCCCGTTGCCATCAGCCCTGTAGGTGGCCGAGGAGCTGAACACCACTCCCTTGTCGTCAGTGGATCTGGCTCTCAGGGTGACCACCTGCCTTGATTTCAGCCCAGCCACCTTCACCTGAACGGGCTCGTCGAACAAACACCTGGCGCTCGGCAGCAGTCTCACTCTTACTTGGGCGGACatctttcttttcaccctgcACAAAAATTAAACAATTTTCAAGGCTAACTTATAATCTATCATGCATTATTCAAGAGTATCCCACCAGCTGTGTTTCAGTTACTTTCtggaggctttttttttgttgcggATGTAAAAATCAGAAGTAATACGGAAGCCTAGAACCAAATTTCAGGATGTATCTTTTCAATTTAAACACTCAGAATTAATCTATAAGTTCTAAAGAGATGGCTTCTTACATTCCCAGGGCTCAATTTGCCccaaatttgaatgaaaacttCCTAGgctatttcagttttacaaatagtcatatttcttttcttaaaaATATCTGAACATATAACATAACAGAAAGATAACATCAAAGtgtaaatagaaaaatactgagGCAGAATGGATTAATAAATGTCACTGAAGCTTTTTGTCAAATGATCCTTAAATTAAAAAGATGCTGCCTAAACggcctttgtttttttaatgcaaaacttgtccttttttctcttttgggaACTCGCAAACAACCACAGCTTGAAGACATGACATTCAACACTTAAAATAATCAAGGTTGCTGTAAAATATGAATTATTGCTCCTTCTCTGCAGTTAGTCCAAACTCCATCCTGGTTCAGTTTACCCCACAGCATTTGGCTCACCTACATCAGATATTTAggagaatataaaaaaaaaaaaattgcaagaTTAACAATTCAGGAAAATATCCAGCTGCACGATTTGGATATTTTTACATGTTGACAAATTATCACCGTGCAAATGTAGTTACTCTTAGACCTATAAACTAGCAACTATGTAGGAGCCATTACATCTGACGTGTCAAAAACTTTACTTTGAGgagtaaaaacattttttata
The sequence above is drawn from the Odontesthes bonariensis isolate fOdoBon6 chromosome 14, fOdoBon6.hap1, whole genome shotgun sequence genome and encodes:
- the LOC142398229 gene encoding acyl-coenzyme A thioesterase 3-like; the protein is MSAQVRVRLLPSARCLFDEPVQVKVAGLKSRQVVTLRARSTDDKGVVFSSSATYRADGNGEINLDREPSLSGSYVGVEPMGLLWSMRADVMHKRFQKTSPLNTHVVNFSVHEEEGGKLAEATHDRRLIRDEVTRVPVKDGNIRGVLFTPPGGGPFPAVLDLYTFGGGLSEKRASLLASRGFLVLTVALYGHDDLPKNIKEIHLDYFEEAIEFLKKQEKVGSKGVGVISLSKSGDLALSIASFLPNVEAVVWINGCSANTALPLYYKKNLILPALMYDFKKAILTVSGAIISKYCMHDPLKEENKATLIPIERAKGRFLFVASEDDLNWDSKAYMDEMVERLKRHGKENFESLSYPGAGHYLEPPYGPYCPSSFHGLAGKPVLWGGEPRAHAAAEVHLWKKIQEFFRTHLSCDFSPTKAKL